Below is a window of Jonesiaceae bacterium BS-20 DNA.
CAATTACCGCCTTGGCAATTGCGTACAGCATCAATGACGGCCAAAAAATTACCTTCATCGCGGCCGCAACATTGCAACTCTCCATCACCCAGGCATCGACCTCTATTTGGGTCCAAATCAGCGCAACCCTGCTGTTTGCCGCGGGGATGCTCTGGGGACTTCGTAAGGCTGAACGCACCTTACGAAACGGCATTTTCAGTCCCACCCCGTTACCAGCGCTATGGTCCCAAATTGGAACAATCGTCGCGCTCTCAGGGGGTGCGGCCTTGGGCACCCCTCTCAGCATGACTCAGTCTCTGCAAGGCGCTGTTCTAGGCACCGGATTGGTCCGCGGAACCCGGGTCATCCGGTGGCCCGCAGTAGGAAAGATCGCAATTGCATGGCTCTGGACACTTCCTCTAGCAACCGCACTCGCCTACGGATTTTCATTCATTCTCAATTGAAAGTAGTTCAACTTGCTAAGTACACTAACTCGCTTGAAGCATCGAAGAAAACGCAAGAACGTCCCCGAATTACTCAGTTCCCAGATCACCTACGTCCTCAAAGGGCTCGATGTTTTTGCCCAGGTATGCCGGGTAGATGCACCAACTTCCGAGCTTCGCAAAAGCATGTCCAAGATTGAACATGCTGGAGACAAAGCCAGGGAAGCTTTTGTGCAACGAATGGCCCAAACCTTGAGCACTCATCTTGAGCGTGAAGACCTCTTTCGCGCTTCCCGTTCTATCGATGACGTTCTAGACAACTTGAGAGACTTTGTCAGGGAATCGGTCCTGTGGGAAACCAAACCCACCACACATATGCGGATGGCAGAGGCACCAATTAGAACCAGCCTCGAACTCCTCAAGTTCGGCGTCACCACCATGGATCCGGCAGAAGCACAGGTGCACTGTCTGGAGGCACGCAAGGCGGCAAGCTCCCTGCGTCGCGTTTACCAAGAGGCACTGGTGGAAATCTTTGAAGCCGACCTATCCATGGACACGCTCAAGTCCCGTGAGCTGATGCGACGGATTGACATCATTGGTCTGCGCTTGTCTGAAGCTTCCGACGCCCTGCTGGACGGCCTAGTTAAACGGTCCAATTAGTTGGCGCAAAACTTGCCATTCGATTGGGCGCATTCCGGACCACTGACGGATCACAACTTCGACAAATCCGGACCGCAAATTCAGCATATTCCACCGGAAGTCCAACAATTTAAAGCCCGTTTGAGTCGATGTCAGAGGGTCATGGCACAGTGTATGTATGGCTTCCAACCGTGATCAAGAATCAATTTCTGGGGTAGCAACCCCAGAAATCTTGGTTGCACAGATTCAGGGCTGGATGGAAGAACAGTCTCGGTTGGCTGCAAAGATCCAAAGCAACTTTGCTGCGTTAGCCGACCACGCTGACGCTCTTGCCAAGCTCGATAACTACCCCAAAGCTTGGGATTTGGAATACAAGACACTCGGTAACGAGGTCGGCGGACGGGTGCGTCTTACCGGGACAGCCATGACAACCATGATGGTCAATGCTCAAGCCGTCGTCAGGGATCTGCCCAATACCCACGCGGCCCTGGGTAAGGGC
It encodes the following:
- a CDS encoding DUF47 family protein, which encodes MKHRRKRKNVPELLSSQITYVLKGLDVFAQVCRVDAPTSELRKSMSKIEHAGDKAREAFVQRMAQTLSTHLEREDLFRASRSIDDVLDNLRDFVRESVLWETKPTTHMRMAEAPIRTSLELLKFGVTTMDPAEAQVHCLEARKAASSLRRVYQEALVEIFEADLSMDTLKSRELMRRIDIIGLRLSEASDALLDGLVKRSN